tgaagaatggacaaaatctcaagcttgggtatgccaatatcaccccaataaatatccaagaggtacaagcgtcaaagcttggggatgcgcaagacatcccctcttcatcaacaaagtatcatgtcatctttctagacgctatatttttattgcttcatatgctatgtattgttcttggagcgtctttatttttttagttttattttgttttatttactgtagaatctggttggatcctagcatatttgttttggataATGACACACTCCGTTTGAATTGCAtaaaacactctagttttcacttttattgttctgcgagtgttctcttttgctagtaccgcgtttagctcttgtttttccactcgtattttttcagagcttgttagttttctttagttaggtatgattagctctctggtgtttattgattattatctatgagagttgtttcaaataagttgattggtgttggagacgagtaaaatgtttcatgtttatagtgatgcaaaaggaagcttgtttagactgtggcatagactttggcatgtcatgttggatgttattttaattatgtgcttagtagttattgttgtagcatgacttgtctcaaatagctgagagtttctttccatcataaaaagcataatattatggtattctcctttgatgctttattgggttgaattGCACATGTTTAgatcatgttatgactacaaaccagtcacctaaaTCCTCTATGCTCATTTAGTATTTGACTTATAATATCACTTTAtgttttgattaataatgttttatcgctatgcatgattatgaccattattgctctgtTAGTTGGTCgcccccagtcttttgctagccttcgcctgtactgagtatgagttcTACTCGTGCATCGaactcccaaaaaccaaagtttgccaattgtgtccaccatacctacctacatgtggtatttcaccgccactccaaagtgaattgcttgtgtggtACCTTTAAACCTTCGAAAATTATTACCTATTTTGTGttctgttttagctcatgaggaagtgttgaATGCTTTATCATCTTTTCATGTTTGTTATAGCTTCAAACTTTGACTAGCATGCATCATGTGCTGGTccttaattttgcaaaagagcagAAGCGGGTGCCCACCCACTAAATATAAATTGAGCCAATAATCTAAATCTCCTAACACAATgtacttgagaaatcatgaacGTAGCTTGTTTAAACAAAGGAGAAGAAGAACTTTATTATTCTCTCTATGGGAGGCGCTCTTGAGGCCATTaaacatgaaaggatgatagatcatttgatgccattcgttgacatatacatacatacctctcaaaatatattttcaacacctctattgtatttaaaataaaaagctagcacatgagtaatcttgcttccctctgcgaagggcctttttttacttttatgttgagtcttcatcttcttactttatgcaccaattaagagagcatagttgccattctgagtataatgtgcatagtcccaaaatttattattgattgattcatgattatattattgcttgttcttaaattacttgtatctagtcatcctttgaactttaaaggtgtcctagcatttatgttttgctacttcatcaaggacaagctgagtaccactttgctatgttttctctatggtaaaaaacaaacagttgctttcagtgcactattattcatgatcttttgtttgagttacttctcatgttgtaacatTGTTGCAAAGTTCTATTGCTAGAAttgtatctatcatgcctatgtttagactactttgatcccagctaacaatgcttttacaataacttgatcaagattgtgttggcttcatgtcacctcaaaaattatttttgttatcacttacctactcgaggacgagcaggagttgagcttggggatgctgatacgttgaaAATGTATCTATACTTTttaatgctccatgcttgttttacaccaatttctatatgttttatttacacttcgttgcacttttatacatttttcggaactaacctattaacaagatgccacagtgcaagttcctgttatacaggaaatattctcgtaattggatgaaacaaaagacaaagttcctattttactgtaacgaagacggagtccggaggagagacgaagaggcgccacgaggcggccacacctagtctaggcgcggcccaggccctggccgcacctaggggtggtgtgggcccctcgggcaccaaccaacctcgcccttccgcctatttactcACCTGTTctggaaaaacctaaatacccgagcctccatccacgaaaagttccgtcgcggccgccatcaccgactctagctcgggagggttctgaagctcttcccggcaccctgctggagagggagatcatcaccggaggcctctacatcgccatgcccacctccgaagtgatgcgtgcatagttcatctctggactacgggttcatagcagtagctatatggttgtcttctcgaatttatgcttcatgtttatatCTTATGAgccgcctatcatgatcaagatcatctttatgtaatgctacatgttgtgtttgctaggatccgatgaatattgaatactatggttgagatcaATTATATACCTGTCATATTTTACTTGTGATCTTGcaggctctctgttgctagtagatgctcttgcCAAATAtatgcttttaactccaagagggagtatttatactcgattatgggttcatgcctctagtaatctggaagagtgacaataacttctaaggttgtagatgtgttgttgctactagggagaaaacaacaatgctttgtctaatgataattctattgtttattttacacacattgcttaatgcgataatctgttgcttgcaacttaatactgaaagcggTGCGGACGCTAtctggaaggtggattattagtcatagacgcagttggattacggtctatgtattatgttgtaatgcccaaatgaatctcatagtaatcatcttgtcatgtatggtctttattctgtcaattgcccaactgcaatttgttcaccaacatgttatttatctttatggagagacacctctagtaaactgtggaccctggtcctttcttttacactataAATACCTGTTCTTTTATTGCCAACTCCCACAACAACAGCTCTTttactgttctctttaattccagtgcaaacaaacatctctttccatactatacggttaatcatttgttttcagcaaaaccggtgagattgacaacctcactgcaagttggggcaaagtattttggttatgttgtgtgcaggttccacgttgttgctgacgccagtagtgcgccctaccaaaagtcagctagcaacaccttcagaagtcattcCTTTCTCCTActatccgattaaaccttggtttcttactgagggaaaactactgtgctcatcataccttccacttggggttccgcaATGGTGTGCAACTGCACAACATCAATTCCCCAAGCTTCTTTTCTGCCATAGTGATTATCTTTTTGGTATTTTCTTCTATGATTGTAAAATAATAAGTAACTTTTTTTTGGGTTTTATAGTAAAGAATAAAACAATAAACTAATAACATTAAATAAAAAgttaaaactaaaaataaaatgAGTAACAAGGTCTCTAGTAACCTTACCGGAATAGCGAAGTTGCTTCCTCGGCAACGGCGTGAGAAAAAAGGTTTATACCTTGGATCCGGATTACGGATTGTAGTATGATAAGTTTTTTCTctagaagacctaggtttaatTGAAACTTGGGAAGAACTGCTAAATGGTGTCAAGGAAACGTCTACAAGACTtgatagtttattttattttctgtttaccGGACCTTTCTAGTTTACTTTTAGGAAGGTTGTGTTCAATGAAGAAAATAGGCTAGGGTTAAGGTTTCTCCTGCAcctatgcatacatatataattgaagcacatatgtgtaacaaataaaatagagataagagatttgtgagtAGCACATCCGTCAATACTCTTGCCTctaaagccagaggtgacaagagcctCTTGGTCCAACCACTTTCCTCACAATCGCAAGCAATAATAGTTATTAAGTAAATGAATATATACCAAAGccttgatggctcccaagtgcaggagatcaaGTGCAGTTCTTTTTAATAAAGAAaggttgtcgaacccacgaggagctaaaggtattgGTTAGCAAAATAACAAGAAAGCAGTAATAATAAGGTGATGGTTTTTGTGTTTTGGGTATATAGTTTGCAATAAAAATAAAGTGCGGAAAGTAAATAGCAAATAAGTAAATGCTCTCAATGAGAGAAAAGCCCAATCCTCTATGCAGCAAGATGACAAGCTCAAGTGTGCGTCTGCTTATATGAGACAAAGGCTCCCGAGAGCGGCATGGATTCACTACCATCTGAGTTCTAAAAAACATGGTAAATATCTTATCAAATTTTATTCAATTAGGGGCAGAGGCTTAATTACGTGCAACCATAAGCATGAGAAAAAACACCCCTTATGATGTgtcctagagccattttcatgTGCATAAAGGAATAATTTAGACATAAATGTCCCATCATAGCAATAAGATTTAGGGTCCccgacataaacccctctaatgcaacccatagtgttggaagacggtttctgtcattccgacccctccaacactaatgcattacatcaaagtgcagccctatgaacccatataggtgaagtaatatgcagtagaccttcgcataaaaccatcatagaacaacataaaagatagaaaagttgaccaaatactcattgcacatcatatataatcatagccagatcatcctatgccctcaCGAACGTGGGGAACTACCCACAAGTGAAAAACATAATATGGAACAGAGGCATAATGGTTCCAACACAATATGAATATATAGTCTCCCCACCAAATAATTACAAAGTACCAATCACAAACATGAAACAACACTAATAACAATATCGAGGGATCAATTCATCACAAACTATAAGGGGGTGACGTCGATCTCGTAGATGGTGATGGTGATTATGATAGTTCTGGTGcagatgttgatggagatgcctcctccCAATCCAAGGAGGAGTGGGGATGTCGATAGCGTCGCTTTCCCCTTCACTGCAGGCACCGGTGCAGCAGAATCCGCCCTCTCCCGGAGTAGGAGGActttcgcctccgccgccgcctcaataAATCTCGGGAAAAATATTTCTTAGGTTTTTTGGCGAAACAGAGCGTCTGGGATAAAAGGGGGGCCGAAACGATGTCCGAGTTGCGAACGATtgtaggtggcgcggccaggaagTTGGCCGGGCCACCTGTGCTCGTTTGCACCTCGTGGTCCTTCTCGCTTGTTTCTTTCGCTCACGGCCTTCCTTCGGGTGAAAAAATGATCAGGTATTTTTTCCTCGAATGTTGGCGATCCAAAAAGTCCAGAAACAAATAAAATACGAAAAAGGAGGTTTTCCGCCTCCCAggaattaaataccaatgaaggggactttgtaggaaagtcccGGAAATCATATAAAAATGCCTAAATAAAAATGTATGGAGTTAAATAACAATGAAAACTAACCCTATATGTAGCAATAATGATGATGCAAAATGCACGTATCAAgccttaagctagatgattgtgccatgatcccgaatgaatcactaaacatgtaccgtTACTTTTCCCTTTCTGTCACTGAGGTTTCGTGGTAGCATGCCAttctccactcatcccacctcttcccttgatcgaATCGAATAATATGGGCACCTCCAGATCACCGAAacgaggcaaagagacaaggatacaagattgcaaaactcctattcaatccttacacatatAATAATATTAGATGCACATAAACActgcgaggattcaccccaacccgcagcctgtgaggactactcacacataatatcaagatcaatgtaaaacatagaaattattgtgcaaaatacttagattgaaatcacaatattcttacaatggtcgccaattctcaaggagatctctattacaatggtgatggctatggctatggaggagattGAAGATGGGATAGATGAACTATGGTGGTGGATCTCCTTCGATGTGGTGCAGATGGATCTGATGGATGGCGGCCAGTTTGGCGACGAATGGCTCTCTGTTTGACATCGGCCCCTTCACGAAATTTGTAGGGTTTGACCTCGGAAAGGCTGCGGCACACGGTACAGGTGGGGCTTGCCCGTACTAATGCCCGTTAAAGCCCTAGAACCGCCTCTTCGAACGTAGTCAACTTTGCTATGCTCCTGACGCGATTTTTCTTTCGTAATTGCATGTCCATTTGTTATTATGAAGTGATTTCCTGCACAACATctaaaaatagaagagattgcacatctttgcattAATTAGTTATTAATGGCaagttgagaggtaaacttagtcaatttgTTGACTTAGCTAAGGGTTTAAACGCGAGAAAAATTGGCGTATTTCACAGCCATCAATAATCCTTCCACAAAATCAAGACTGATATTTGACCACTTGGATTCTGGTATTGGCAGAGGTGTAAGAAGGCCTGGGTAGTGTCATTTTCAGTCTTGAATATCTAGCATATAGGGAACTTCGCTACTTGTTCTGCAATGTATTGCTTGAGATGAGGCCAAGAAGATGCTTTTCAATCAATGGTGAGTGACTCTGTTCCTAGAGTCGCCTCATATAGCCGAGGAATGGAAAGCTTTGAAGATACACGGCTTCAAGTCAGTGTTGCTGCCGATGTACAGTCTGCCCTTGTATCGCAGAACACCATTTTCAGACAATACTTAGGGTTGCTGGTATTGTCAATTGCTAATTCCTGCAGAAGCTTGGTGCAAGTAGAATCTCCTTCATAAGAGGTTGCAATTTCAGAGACCCAAGCAGGAATGGCTTGTGTCAAGGAGGAGCAGGAATCTTCATCATTTTGCTGAAATTGTCTGGAGCCTCTGCAGCAGTATTGTCTATGCCCTTTTTGTACTCAATTGCGTAATCGAATTCCAATTGTTTTAGCATCAGCTTGTGTTGAATGCCCTCGATTAATCTTTTATAATTGTTGGTTGTACATTTACAAAACCCGCTGGTTGTACATTTACAACTCTTCTTCAATTCCAGTATTAGAAGAAGATGCGGTTTTGTCAATCCTTCATTAATTCTCATAATTGGAATAATTGAAAATTAAATCTTTCTTCAATTATCATAATTGAAATAATTGCCTGTTAAATCCTTATGACTCAAGCATTGCTACATAAATTTTTCCAAGCAACCCAACGTGGGGTCGATTTTCATTACCTTCGCAGATAACGAAAAAGGCAGTACACATGCATACATAAAAAAGTTATACCGCGCACGGCAGAGAAGGGGGGAGGGGGGCGCCGCCGACTGCTAGCATTTTTAGAAGCTAAAGCTATTACAAGAGAAAGCAAAAGCAACAGTTTTGAATCGGGCCAGGCTCTCAGCCAAGGGAGGGGAACTTGTTCAGGATCAAACAAACACAACTACTTGAGCATCGACAAAAGCATCAGCCAAACTTTCAGAACATCAGCAAAGGGAGACAACATCATCCATCAGTTTTCATATGATCATCAGCGAGGTCTTCCATTGTAGCATCAGCAATACGAAGGATTCTTCCAGGACGTTCTTCAGTTGGTGTGGAGGAGGAAGCAGGTGCACCTGTGGCAAGCTGGAGAAGGCTGGCGGCACCAACCCTGATATTCTCGGCATCAGGAGATCTATGAAGACCTGCCCAGTAGTTCATGAACACAGTAGCAAAACTAATCAATTCATTTGGATTTTTAATGAGTTTATGATCAAAGCAAGCTTTATTTCTTAGCTTCCAGATAGACCAGCAAATAGCAGCAAGACCAGCAATTTGCACATTTCTACTAGCTGGAATTAAACGGGGGAGCCACCAGAAGAACTGAGTAAAACTCCCAGGTCTATCAGGGGCACCCAAAGTTGTTGCAACAGAACTCTAGACAAACTTTGATGCGACACATTCAAAGAAAAGGTGGGAAATGGTTTCATTTTCGTGACAGAACTGACATGAGGCACTTCCCAGCCATTTCCTCTTCAGCAAATTATCTTTTGTTGCGATCGCATTGTGCCAAATCAGCCAAAGCCAAATTTTAATCTTCGAAGGGACTTTGCTTTTCCAAAGGTCCTAAAGGATCTGTCCATTGAGTTCCTGTAAAGATGATTGTACATGGACTTAACAGTGAATTTCCCTTTTTTTGTCCATTTCCAGCATGGTCTGTCTTTTTCCTGTGATAGAGTAGTTTGCCTCACAATGTTCAACAAGCCATGCACCTGTTGAGCTAAATCAGGTGTTAAGTATCTTCTGAAGGACAGATTCCAACCAAGGGCAGCTGTTTCTGCAACCGTCATGCTCTGTTCATTGCAGATATTAAAAATATCTGGGAAGTTATCTTTCAAGGATTGGGAGCTGCACCAAGCATCGTGCCAGAAGCTTGTTAATCTTCCATTCCCCACTTTCATTCTCCTCCCACTAAGATAGATGGGTTTAATTTTCATCATGTCTGACCACAAAGGGGAATCACCTGGGTTTCTTTTTGAATAGAAGACACCTGCATCTTTCATGTACTTCCTGTTCATAAATTGTTGCCAAGGACTATTTTCTGATTCAATTTTCCACCACCACTTGCACATGAGACTGGTATTAAATTTGGCTAGATCCTTCAGGCCCAAATCTCCTTTTTTCCTTGGCTTACAGATCCATCTCCACTTTACAAAGTGGTATTTCCTTTTGTCAGCACTTCCTGCCCAGAAAAAGGCTCTGGTTGGCTTATCCATCTCTTCAATGGTAGTTTTATGAAGAAGTCTCATAGACATCTGATAAACTCCAATGCTAGACAGACATGCAGATATCTTAATCATTCTTCCTCCAATGGACATGTTGTTTCCAACCCATCCACACATCTTCTTCTTTGTCTTTTCACCTAGGAAACTCATTTCGGCAACAGTAGGTCTTCTAGCAGAAATGGGAGTACCTAGATATTTTATAGGCCAATCTCCACTCTGGCAATTAAAGAGTTCAGAGTAACACTGCATCTTGCTGTCATCTGGCAAAATCAGCATAATTTCACTTTTATCAAAATTTATCTTTAGTCCAGACATTGCCTTAAAGAGGTATAGAAGAAGTTTCAGATTTCTGGCTTGTTCTACATTATCTTGTATCAGAAGAAtagtatcatctgcatattgtagCATGGCAACACCTTTTGGTACAATATTATCTGCAAGACCAGTCAACAACCCCCTCAGCTGGGCGATGGAAATCATTTTAGCAAGACTATTGGCTGCCATATTGAAAAGGAAGGGGGCAAAGGGGTCTCCCTGTCTGACACCGTTATAACTACCAAAGTATGCACCTTTCTTATCATTAACTTTAACACTAAGTATCCCATCAGTAACTGTTTTTTTGATCCAAATCATCCAACTGTCACTGAAGCCTTTCTGTTTACAGCAATCAAACAAGAAGTTCCAATTGACcttatcataggctttttcaaagtcaATTTTCAGCACCACCCCTTGTTGTTTTCTGAATCTGGATTCCTTTAGCACTTCTTGCAACAAGGCAACCCCATCTGTGATATATCTTCCTTTAATAAAAGGAGTTTGACTTTGATGAATAATTTTGTTCATCATAGGGACAACTCTGAAGAATAAATGTAGCCAACCTTTTTGAATAAATGTAGCCAACCTTTTTGAATTTGTCAAAACATATTTTATGACAATCGTGCTTCATGTCTTTAACGAATTTTCCATTTCTTCTTCTGAAGAATATTAAATAACACCTTtgcttaataagatcaagtatcaTAATACGTTACAATCTAGAATGTAATTCAATTCAGGATTTCATGACTCTTAAGTCATTTCTCGTACTTGGGTCTACCATCGTTTTCTTGTAGTTCGTAGGTATGTCTTTACTCCAAGACAAGTAAATCAAGAGTATTATTCCGCATCGCATCATAATTAATTATTGAATCCTACTTTCTGTTATTAAAACTCAAACTTTAagatttcatgatcattatcatttaaTCTTTCCTTTATAATGGAGCTTTGCCTTAGATATGTTCCATTGCGCAACTCTCATATATGGTTACCTTGGCTTAGTTTCACTTTCTTCCATTGTGCATTCGATGAGAAACATGTTTCTCTAGAAAGCACCAATTCAGGCAATACAGGTTTTGCTTATTGGAAAGAAATGTATATGCTGGAGACTAGAGACAAGCTACTTAATGTAGTGTTCTCGCATTGACGTCGAGGTCCTGGATTTACTCTCTAAGTTTGGTGAACGCATACGTGTGGAGATTTTGGCTACTATGTGGTGGACTTGGTGGAACAACCGAAACAAAGTTCGTGGGGGTGGTGATGCTCTGACGGCAATTGAGATTACACATCGAGCTCTCGTGCTTGCTGCTGATTCCCTAGAGTTTGGCAAATCGGAGAGGGGAAAATACCCCGATTGATGTTTATGGTGCTTATAAGCCTGGAGACTGTTTTGCATGCTGGGGCGTGTCATTGCAAGGGACCATGAAGGCCCAGCTGGTGGCAACCAGTGTGATCATTGAGACTTACGCCCAGCTGGTTATGTTTATGGTGCTTATAAGCCTGGAGACTGTTTTGCATGCTGGGGCGTGTCATTGCAAGCGGGTTTCTCCTCAGCTGCAGGAATTCTAGAAGAATTCAAGCTAGAGTGGCGGACATGGTTTTCCAGGTGCTTGGTTATCTATTGCAGGAGAAGTGTACGTCAAAGGTGCTGCTCTGAGCTCGCCAAAATCGCTGCTCTGAGTAATTATATTCCAAACAGAAAGAAATGCAAAGAAAGCATTGTAAAAGTCAACCCGTTTATTTGTGTTTAATCGATCCCCTCAATAAAACTTAGAAACGCCAGACAGACGTGAACCCACATCGTCTTGGCGGCTTTTGTACGGCCAGAAGAGTCCAATATCTGATCCCACGTTCAGATGGCGCCACGATGCACGTACTAGTAGTTTAATTATCTTCAAAACCTAGAGACCTAATGATTGATCCGTTCAGGTTGTGATTATCGCATCAAGAAAGAGCATACTTTTGTTTTTGAAACGATGGAGCACACACACATTCAGATGGCCAAATTAACACTGCCGACCGATCCCCTTCCGTTAATGCGTGCGACCATTTCTGGCTGCAAGACGTGCATGGCTCAAACAGCCTAGTTCGTCTCCCCTCTTCCCCCTACGTGCCAGGCACCACGCACCACCATGTCGGTCGCGGCCGGCCACTCCTTGATCCACGAACCCCGTATAAAGCCCTGCCAGCCGCGCCGGACTCTCCATCACCACGAACACGGCGACGACATTGCCCCCTAGAAGAACGAGATAGCCATGGCGCGACTGACGATGGcatcggcggcggtggcgctgCTCTTCCTCGCGGCATCGTCGGCGTCGGCCTCGCCGATGGACTACGGCGGCGCGTTCGACAAGTGCCTCCAGTTCTTCGAGGCGCAGCGGTCCGGAAAGCTCCCCGCCGAGCGCGCCGTCAAGTGGCGCGGCGACTCCGGCCTCACCGACGGCTACTTGCAGGGGGTACGCGAGCGCGCACTGCTCCTAATTAACCCGATCAATGGTTTGCCGATTTGCTAATGGAGAATGTGGCAATGTGTGTAGGTGGATCTTGTGGGCGGGTACTACGACGCCGGCGACCACGTGAAGTTCGGGTTCCCGATGGCGTACGCGGTGACCATGCTGTCGTGGGGCGTGCTGGAGTTCGAGAAGGAGATGGTGGCCGCCGACGACCTCAACCGCGCCCTCGACGCCATCCGCTGGGGCACCAACTACTTCCTCAAGGCCCATACCGAGCCCAATGTCCTCTGGGTCCAGGTACCATTACATCACCGTTTCTCAATGAAGCCCAGCCCAGCACAAATTAGCCAGCCCAGAGTCACACTTACGTTTTTTTTGTCTGAATCAATCAAAGGTGGGCGACGGGGACAGCGACCACCTGTGCTGGGAGCGCGCGGAGGACATGTCGACGCCGAGGACAGCGTTCAAGATCGACGCCAGCCACCCGGGCTCCGAGGTCGCCGGCGAGACGGCCGCCGCGCTCGCCGCCGCCTCCAAGGCGTTCCGGCACTACGACTCCATGTACGCGGACCTGCTGCTCATGCACGCGAAGCAGCTCTTCTCCTTCGCCGACACGTTCAGGGGCAGGTACGACGACTCCCTGCAGTGCGCCAAGAAGTTCTACCCCTCCGCCTCCGGGTACCAGGACGAGCTTCTCTGGGCGGCGGTGTGGCTGTACGAGGCCACCGGCGACGAGACCTACCTCGACTACGTCGTCCGGAACGGGGAGTACCTCGGTGGGACCGGGTGGGCCGTGCGCGAGTTCTCCTGGGACAACAAGTACGCCGGCATCCAGGTGCTGCTCTCCAAGGTGCTACtcgccggcggcggtggcgactacGCCGACACGCTCAAGCAGTTCCAGGCCAAGGCCGAGTTCTTCGTGTgcgcctgcatccagaagaacgGCGGCAACAACGTCAAGACCACCCCCGGCGGCCTCCTCTACGTCGCCGACTGGAACAACATGCAGTACGTGTCCTCCGCGTCCTTCCTCCTCACCGTCTTCGCCGACTACCTCGCCGAGTCCGGCGACACTCTCAAGTGCCCCGACGGCGAGGTCAAGCCGGCCGAGATCCTCGGGTTCGCGAGGAGCCAGGCGGACTACGTCCTGGGAAAGAACCCGCTGTCCATGAGCTACATGGTGGGCCACGGCGACAAGTTCCCGTCGCATGTGCACCACCGCGGCGCCTCCATCCCGTCGGTCGACGCCGTGAGCGACACCGTCGGGTGCATGGCCGGCTTCGACGCCTACTACAACAGCCCGGGCGCCGACCCCAACGTCCTCCACGGCGCGCTCGTCGGCGGGCCCGACTTCAACGACGGCTTCCTCGACGACCGCTCCAACTACCAGCGCGCCGAGCCCACCCTCGTCGCCGCGGCGCCCATGTGCGGCGTCTTCGCCCGCCTCGCTGCCGAACCCGCCTCTTCCGGTGCCGGTGACAGCACCCCTGGCTACCAGCCACCGGCGTCGCACGAAGGAGGCGCGCCGCTGGAGTTCGTGCACACGGTGACCAACTCGTGGACGACCAACGGCGTGGAGTACTACCGGCACGCCGTGACGGCCAAGAACACGTGCGGGCAGCCCATCACGTACGTGAAACTGCACATCAAGGAGCTGACGGGTGCCATCTATGGTGTCTCCGCCACTCAGGCCAAGGAGATGTACGAGTTCCCGTCGTGGCTCAGCAGGCTCGAGGCCGGCGCCAAGCTCGACATCGTGTACATCCAGGAGGGCGGGCCCCCGGCAAAGATCTCCGTCGTCGACTACAAGACGGGCTGAGATGTCATGGAATAAGTGCCGTATAGGGATCATCGTGACATGTTCTTTTATCTTACATTTTTTTCTTTTCCGATTTTTTTGCGCCCACGTACCTTTTCCTCTTTGTTTTTTGTACCATTATATCTGATGAGGTCGAAATCCAGAAGAACATCTTCAAACTGTTTGCGTTTTAACGTTTTGTTTAAGAATTAAGACGAGTGATAATGACacgattgcatttttgtgccggatgaaaattttatgtttgtcgAGAAGACTTTTTTTTTTGGAAGTGATATAATTGGTGACCAAAGTACTTGGGTGAAGTGGTCAATGACAACAAAGACCTGATAGCGTGCCAGCCGAGCCGTGGGCAGAGGGATGATGTTATCGCAGTTGTCGATGCTTTCCTCGTCGGAGAAGTACTTGGTGTCGCACACCAA
This region of Lolium perenne isolate Kyuss_39 chromosome 2, Kyuss_2.0, whole genome shotgun sequence genomic DNA includes:
- the LOC127337180 gene encoding endoglucanase 13, whose translation is MARLTMASAAVALLFLAASSASASPMDYGGAFDKCLQFFEAQRSGKLPAERAVKWRGDSGLTDGYLQGVDLVGGYYDAGDHVKFGFPMAYAVTMLSWGVLEFEKEMVAADDLNRALDAIRWGTNYFLKAHTEPNVLWVQVGDGDSDHLCWERAEDMSTPRTAFKIDASHPGSEVAGETAAALAAASKAFRHYDSMYADLLLMHAKQLFSFADTFRGRYDDSLQCAKKFYPSASGYQDELLWAAVWLYEATGDETYLDYVVRNGEYLGGTGWAVREFSWDNKYAGIQVLLSKVLLAGGGGDYADTLKQFQAKAEFFVCACIQKNGGNNVKTTPGGLLYVADWNNMQYVSSASFLLTVFADYLAESGDTLKCPDGEVKPAEILGFARSQADYVLGKNPLSMSYMVGHGDKFPSHVHHRGASIPSVDAVSDTVGCMAGFDAYYNSPGADPNVLHGALVGGPDFNDGFLDDRSNYQRAEPTLVAAAPMCGVFARLAAEPASSGAGDSTPGYQPPASHEGGAPLEFVHTVTNSWTTNGVEYYRHAVTAKNTCGQPITYVKLHIKELTGAIYGVSATQAKEMYEFPSWLSRLEAGAKLDIVYIQEGGPPAKISVVDYKTG